From the genome of Streptomyces sp. NBC_00523:
ATATTCCTGACGCTCGCGGAGGAGCTGCACTTCAGCCGCACCGCCGAGCGGCTGGGCGTCAGCCCCGGCCGGGTCAGCCAGCTGGTCAGGAAACAGGAACGCCTCATCGGCGGCCCCCTCTTCGACCGCACCACACGCACCGTGCGCCTCTCACCCCTCGGCGAGCAGCTGTACGAGGCGCTGAAGCGCGGCCACGAGCAGATCACCCAGGGCATCGAGGCCGCCAAGGCCAGCGCCCGGGGCACCCGGGGCACCCTGACCCTCGGCACCATGGGCCCGTACGCCCTCCAGATCAAGGACACCCTCGACCTCTTCCAGGCCCGCCACCCCGACGCCCGCGTCCGGCACCGCGAGATCCAGCCCGCCTCACCGCTCGACCTCCTGCTGTCGGGCGACGTGGACATGGTCTACGTATGGCTGCCCGCCGAAGGGCCCGGCCTGACCGTCCTGCCGACCGCGCACACCTCCGCGCTGCTCCTGATGGTCTCCTCCCGGCACCCCTTCGCGGGGCGGGAGTCCGTCTGCCTGGAGGACTTCGGCGACTGCGCCGTGGTCGAGGGCGGATCGATCCCCGCCGCCATGGAGGAGGTCCTCAACCCCCGGCACACCCCCTCCGGCCGCCCGGTCCGCCGGGGCCCCCGGGTCACCACCTGGCAGGAGGCGCTCAGCGTCGTCGCCTCGGGCCAGGCCACCGCCGCCGTCCCGGCCGAGACCCAGGACTTCTACGCCTGGCCGAGCCTGGCCTACGTCCCCATCCGCGACGCGCCCCCCTGCCGCTGGGCCCTGGTCTGGCGCACGGCGGCGGAGTCACCGCTCACCCGCGCGTTCGCCGAGGCGTCGTCCGACGCCGACCGGCTCAGGCACTGACGTCTCCCGGGCGCGCCCGCCCGCACCGCCCCGGCCGGAATGCGATCGTGGACCGGCGGGTTAGCGCCTGTACGGAACGTGAGCGGTAACAGCACTGAGAGCGGATGGCCTACACATGGGCGAGCTGATCCTGATCCGGCACGGCGAGACCGAGTGGTCCCGCGACGGGCGCCACACCAGCCACACCGATCTGCCCCTGACGCCCCTCGGCGAACGCCAGGCCCGCGCCCTGGCCCCCCTGCTCGCCGACCGCTCGGTCGCGCTCACCCTGGTCAGCCCCCTGGTCCGGGCCCGGCGCACCGCCGAACTCGCCGGGCTGGCCGCGCCCCGCATCACCCCGGAGCTGCGCGAGTGGGACTACGGCGGCTACGAGGGCATCACCACGGACGAGATCCGCCGCACCCGGCCCGACTGGAACCTCTGGACCGACGGGGTCGGCGCCGGCCCGGCCGCCCACCCCGGGGAGACCCCGGCCGAGGTCGGGGACCGGGCGGACCGGGTGCTGGCCGAGGTCGCGGAGGCGGCCGGACGCGCCGGTGACGGGGACATCGTGCTCGTCGCCCACTCGCACTTCCTGCGCGTCCTGACCGCCCGCTACCTGCGCCTGACCCCGGCCGAGGGCACGCTCTTCCAGCTGGCCACGGGCGCGGTGTCCCGGCTCGGCCGGGAGCACGGCAACCCGGTCATCACCGCGTGGAACGTCACCCTGCCGGAGAGCCTGTTCCCGGCGGCGGTCCCGGAGAAGCCGGAGCACGCCTGAGGAACGCCGACGGCCGGCAGCCCGCAGGGGGCTGCCGGCCGTCGGCCTACGCGGGGCATGGTCAGGCGATCAGCTCCACCTCCGCGAGCGACGCCTCACCGTCGAACACCAGCCGGTAGTGCGCGTACGAGCCGGGGGACTTCACGGAGAAGGCCCGCGTCTGCTTGTCCCAGGCGAAGGACTGGCCGGACCGCTTGTCGAGGTCCTTCCAGCTCTTGCCGTCCGACGAGCCCTGGAGCACCCAGCCCTTCGGCGCCGTCGCCTTGGCGGCCGAGGTCAGCGTGTACTGGACGCCCTTGGCGGCGGACGGGACGGGCAGCTCGACCGTGGCGGCGGTGCCGGTGGTGGCCGAGGTGTTGTCGAACAGCGGGCCCTCGCCCTTCAGCACGTCCTTCCTCGGCGACGGCACCTGGTCGTCCTTGGTGATGGAGACCGGCGCGGCGTCCTTGCCGGTGCCCCAGGCGGACGGCTTCGGACCCATGTCGAAGTCCAGCATCCCGCCCTTGGCCAGCAGGTCGTGCGGCAGCGAGGTGGAGGTCCACTTCTTGCCGTTGACCTTCAGGCCCTGGACGTAGATGTTCTTCGCGCTGTTCCTCGGCGCCTTCACGACCAGCGTGCGGCCGTTCTCCAGGTGCACCGTCGCCTTGGTGAAGAGCGGCGAGCCGATCGCGTACTCGCCACTGCCCATCACCAGCGGGTAGAAGCCGAGCGAGGAGAAGAGGTACCAGGCCGACTGCTCGCCGTTGTCCTCGTCGCCGTGGTAGCCCTGGCCGATCTCGCTGCCCGTGTACAGGCGGCCCAGGACCTCGCGGACCTTCTCCTGCGTCTTGTACGGCTGCGAGGCCGCGTCGTACATGTAGGTGACGTGGTGGGCGACCTGGTTGCTGTGCCCGTACTGGCCCATCCGTACGTCACGGGCCTCCGTCATCTCGTGGATGACGCCGCCGTAGCTGCCCGCGAACTCCGGGGTGCCGGTCTCCGGGGTGGCGAAGTACGTGTCCAGCTTCTTGGCGAGCCCGTCCCGGCCGCCGTACAGGTTGGCCAGACCCTTGCTGT
Proteins encoded in this window:
- a CDS encoding LysR family transcriptional regulator, whose protein sequence is MREIEIFLTLAEELHFSRTAERLGVSPGRVSQLVRKQERLIGGPLFDRTTRTVRLSPLGEQLYEALKRGHEQITQGIEAAKASARGTRGTLTLGTMGPYALQIKDTLDLFQARHPDARVRHREIQPASPLDLLLSGDVDMVYVWLPAEGPGLTVLPTAHTSALLLMVSSRHPFAGRESVCLEDFGDCAVVEGGSIPAAMEEVLNPRHTPSGRPVRRGPRVTTWQEALSVVASGQATAAVPAETQDFYAWPSLAYVPIRDAPPCRWALVWRTAAESPLTRAFAEASSDADRLRH
- a CDS encoding histidine phosphatase family protein, which encodes MGELILIRHGETEWSRDGRHTSHTDLPLTPLGERQARALAPLLADRSVALTLVSPLVRARRTAELAGLAAPRITPELREWDYGGYEGITTDEIRRTRPDWNLWTDGVGAGPAAHPGETPAEVGDRADRVLAEVAEAAGRAGDGDIVLVAHSHFLRVLTARYLRLTPAEGTLFQLATGAVSRLGREHGNPVITAWNVTLPESLFPAAVPEKPEHA